AATACTTGTCCGGAAGGAACCATTGCTACATAATTAGCTGCTACCTGTAATTACAATTATAGATACATTACATAAGGTATATTACCAAAGGAGCGCCTATAGAAATGAAGTTGCATTTGGTTAGATACAAATATGTCTGATTACACTGAGACAGAGATATAGAGAGACATGCCGACACGGCATGACCAAACCATTGTCTCCGTGTCCTATCCATTATTCCAAACGCAGCCTTACATGTTGCTTAAAATGTGAAAGTGTTatagttttatatttcctttTTCAACGGTTAACTTCGAGCAGAATAGACATTATCTATCTTGTATTGCATATAGAAAAGAACTGAACAAATTAGAAGAAATTCCACACCTGAAATCCAACTGGGGGACTAGGACCTTGTCCAACTTTAATATCCTTGTATTGCAAACCTGATTCAGTAGTTACCATAGGCACCTTCATTGCATAAAATGTTCAAAGTCAACATTAGTCATTTAGCTACGGATATTCCAAGTAAAATCCATTGATACCGTGGTGGTCATTGATCAAGGGTCTTAAAAATGTGAATATTAAAACTTAAGTGCATTCACATAGATTGGTTATTAACAGATTCTTTGCATGGTGCACAAATTCTTTGAAAATATAAGAATGTCTGCTATTTCCTTTAAGAATGATAGATTCTATTATCAGGAAAGAATAGCTTAGATACTAATAATGCTTTGATTTCCCAAAATTTATTTGAAGaatttctcttaaaaaataaCTGACATTTGAGAAAGGTGCTGACTAACATTAGTAGAAACAGGAGATGCAATGCAATTACATCAAATATCAAAGCATTATTAGCAATTTACAACAACCATTTGTAATGTCTTAGCAGAGAAAAACAACGAAAGGAGGCAGAGAAGGGAACAATGTATTCTCACCATACATTTTCAAGCTCCTTCTCACAAGCTTCATCACATAGTTTCGGCTTATCTTCCGGGGGCAAACCAGCTCCTTTGGCTTCCAATGAACCAACAAAGAGGCTTGAGATTCCCAAAGCCAATCCAAGAAAGTCTCTGCGTGAATTGGTATTAACCATAGCAGCACATTCAGTTGTATATGAGGCCTTTGCTTTTACCACGGATCTTCGGTATTGCGGAACCAAGCATCGAAGCCTGTCAGCCGCAATGCCTTGAGGATTGCAGCTCAAACTTTTACAAGTAGAACCTACcccaaaaacaaaattatatactTTAGAAAACAATTGTAACAGTTAAACCCATGAGAATAATTTCTATGCACCAACACTTTAAAAGCAATGTGAAACTTTCAGCCAATAGAAATTCACAAAGGCATGAAGTCATGGTGGATAGTTGTGATGATTTGGCACTTTCTTGAATTTCTATTAGATGACAGGGAGAAATTGTTTGACCTCACCATCAATGTCTAGAAATCAAATCCTAAATTAGTGAAATTGAAGAATGGAAGCTGGGGGCAGTGATAATAGTTGAGAAATTTCAATTTTGCAGAAACAGAAGTGGATTACAAAGTCACAATGAATTCACCTTTACTATCCTGTAAATACAATGCATGAACTCATTAACTCAACAATAATTCGTTATTACTTATTACTTTCCTCTTAGAAAAAAACAACTTTTTGGCACCACTATCATTCATCTAAGAACATGACACAACAGATTATTGAGTTAAACAATAATTAGTAGTGCTCCTCAAACTAAAACCTATACAAGAGTGGAAGCAATAACAATCTGAGGTTGCGAACAAAACAGAAACAAGAAGCAATGACAATGTAACATTGTTTGAGTTGTGAAATGAAGAAAACAATTGGAAAATTTAAGGAAGCAGCACATAGAATAGATACCTAGTGGAAGaaggagagaggagagagaagcaGCCATTGTTGGCATATCATATCCAAGGTTGAAGGTTGTAATATTAGATGTCATTTGATGTGGATAAACCAAATCCACTTAAACACATCACCTGTCAGAAACTGtccttttatctttttatttccttttttttttcttataacaaaaatctttttttttttttaaatgaagacTTAAATCCGCAACTTATTAAATGAGTATAGAAAGATTGtgttatttgagttataactcattgacAGATAACATCAAATCTTAATTCTTAATAAATCTTGTagtagtataaaataatttataccactcaaattttttatttaatataaatatataattgagatatatcatttatatcaaaatgaagaaatatttcatgaagttttatatttttatttttttagtttaaaaacataaatatatttctttttgaaatactctttattatatataatttataaaaaaaaatatttttgctatttaatttttaatacattgataaaaatttagagacaaaatattttaaaatattcaatttttcaataaaaacttcccatttttaaacataaaacattttaGGGTATTAGTAGTCAGTATAAAAGGCCCCAAAATTTTACGTAGCTACAGTACCCAGAAGTTTCTTACTGAGTGCggtgaaaaggaagaagaaattgcGAAATGGTGGACGTTCTTTTTGATGATATCTTCAGAGTGGAAAAACTCAACCCCGATGACAAGAAATACTTCGATAAAGgtagcttttttttctttctcctcatTTTCTTCATACCCATATATTCAATTATTTCTGTTTATGATCTTTGAAGCTTTTCGCCTTCTTATGATGTTTTTCTTACACTATCTGTAAATGGGTCCTCGTTTTCATTTCAAAGTTAGCTTctttctctgtgtgtgtgtgtgtgtgtgtgtgtgtgtgtgtggctATATTATGTGCTTTCTGATGAGTGTGCGTTTTCTTGTTTGTTGTTGGAGACATTAAGCTTTGGGTTTTGGCCTGTGTATCTGATTCTGATGGTTCAATGTTTGGTTTTGTGTTAATTGAAGTAACACGCATTGAAGCAAGAAGTGAGAGGTTTGACATGTTCATGCACCTAGACATCAATTCTGAGGTGTATCCTTTGAAGGTTGGACAGAAATTTGCCCTTTTACTTGTTCCAACTCTTAATCTTGATGGAACACCAGACACTGGCTATTATATTGGGGTGATTATATCTCTTTCTCTCTATACAAGATGCCTTTGTTTTCTGATAAATGATTGTTATGATTGTCAAGTGAACCATGGTAAAATAGAACACTTACCCATTTAGAATATGACTTTTTTCCCCGGTATATTCAACAGTTTGTATgtcaatttttgttcttttttcgcTAGTAACCATTAGTTTAAGTTAGTTAAGAGTGTGTTATATAGTTGGTTAGTTAGAGCTAATTAGTAGAGTGTATAAGGTAGaaataaagcatttaatatGGTTGTTGGGGAGCTTTTGTTCTTCATGTTTTTGGGACTTGAATCATACTTGGGGGGAAGACACATGAACATGTCGATGATGCCGTGAAAGTGGTTTGTTTTCTGCCAAATATTCTATTGGGAAGGTGTTCCGGTCGCCCAATCTATATAGATTTTTGGATTTGCTAGAATATGTGAAGAATAATCAACGCGatcttttgattaaaaaaaaggaaCCAAGATCAGTTTAGACATAATAATTGCTAGTGATAAAGTTAAGTGTTAAGTTGGAAGCATAAACTACATCTGTCAGCAGATTTGTGTCCTAAAGGAAACCAAAATCATCATGTATCATAAAGAATAATAATGTAATGGTCACAATGTGATTTTTTCTGGTCATTACCgccatatttatatatataggaaGTCGAGAGAAGTGTAGgaagaatcaaatttaattgGTGAGTGTAATTATAGAAAGACATTATTAGGTCTCTCCTAATTTGGTTTTGTTAGAATGAGTATAATTTTCACACATTAAAAAGTAGTGTTAATTTTCTCCTTGTATTTGAGTGTGTCTAATTTTTCCACTCAGTCATATTCTCTTCATTATTATCTAAAGATAAATGATAGTGTTTAATTCCACTCTTTTCTCATCTTCAAATTTTAGTTGTTATTCTGTTCCATTTAGCTCTGGTATCCAACAGAATATGGGCAtgaatatattatatgatgGAGAATCTTTGAACCTTAGTATTTAGGTACTGTGACTGATGCAAAGAACTTGACCTCAGACATGCAAGGACTTTAAAAGAGTTTCATTGCTCATCTATAACCTGTTAATGATCTAGTGTCACATGACTAATCACATTTTACAAACCTCAAACCACTTTATATCCTTCTTAGAAAACAAATTCTAGCGCTTAGAATGAAGTAAGGTTGTATGAGAAAATTGTTGTCATAAACCAATTTACAACCGTTACTCCCCTTGCCCCTTGTtagttttgttcttcttcctaCTCGTCAATTCGATAGTCCATAATTTCCCTCACAGAagttcttcatttttctttttcccgtTTCTATTTACAGGGCAATCGGCACTCACTCGCTGACAATTTTGAATACGTCATGCATGGGAAGCTCTACAAGATAACAGAGGATTCAACGCGCGAAAATGTGTATGTCCCTTACCAGTTTTAAAGTATAAGATTATgaagaaaggaattgcttgttaacatttaatttagtttctatgTAACctttgttaattaataattagccATTTGGATGCTAGTGACCTCTTAACTATAGACACCTCTTCCTTTCGAATTGGGGAGATGAAGAAGCGAACGACTCGAAGAGTAAAATAGAATATACTTAACTCATCAAGCTATTCGGCTATTCGCCTGCCCTCTTCCTTTAAGATCCCAACTCGTGATCACACCCTTACctgaatttgttttaaaatagttAGGAACATGAACTTGTATGATTCTGATTGACGCATATTGTCTCGATATAACTGCTCAGTAATTGAAAGTTGAAAACCAAAATGATTGTGAGATCATTTTTTATCATGAGCATAAATTATTGATATATACATGACTGTTAGATTATAATTTAATTGTGGTATTAACAATGGTAATTTGATTTGTTGCATTGTATTATTTGCAGGGAGGTTCTTATTTCATTTGGTGGGcttctgatgatgatgaagggAGATCCCTCTCATTGCAACAAGTTTGAGCTTGATCAGAAGCTTTATCTTCTCATGAGGAAAGTATGATGAGAACTAGTGAAGGAAAAACAAATTAAGGGATCTGAAAATTTTGGTTATCGGCACCTTTTTGTAATTACATGTTAGAAGAATTAATATACTGTTAATCTTCATGCTAACTAGATATTAATCTTACTCTAACCAAATTGTTTAAGGAGAGTAA
The genomic region above belongs to Arachis duranensis cultivar V14167 chromosome 3, aradu.V14167.gnm2.J7QH, whole genome shotgun sequence and contains:
- the LOC107476747 gene encoding peptidyl-prolyl cis-trans isomerase FKBP16-3, chloroplastic isoform X2 gives rise to the protein MTSNITTFNLGYDMPTMAASLSSLLLPLGSTCKSLSCNPQGIAADRLRCLVPQYRRSVVKAKASYTTECAAMVNTNSRRDFLGLALGISSLFVGSLEAKGAGLPPEDKPKLCDEACEKELENVPMVTTESGLQYKDIKVGQGPSPPVGFQVAANYVAMVPSGQVFDSSLEKGQIYIFRVGSGQVIKGLDEGLLSMKVGGKRRLYIPGPLAFPKGLTSAPGRPRVAPNSPVIFDVSLEYIPGLEVDEE
- the LOC107476747 gene encoding peptidyl-prolyl cis-trans isomerase FKBP16-3, chloroplastic isoform X1 — encoded protein: MTSNITTFNLGYDMPTMAASLSSLLLPLGSTCKSLSCNPQGIAADRLRCLVPQYRRSVVKAKASYTTECAAMVNTNSRRDFLGLALGISSLFVGSLEAKGAGLPPEDKPKLCDEACEKELENVPMVTTESGLQYKDIKVGQGPSPPVGFQVAANYVAMVPSGQVFDSSLEKGQIYIFRVGSGQQVIKGLDEGLLSMKVGGKRRLYIPGPLAFPKGLTSAPGRPRVAPNSPVIFDVSLEYIPGLEVDEE
- the LOC107476744 gene encoding DNA-directed RNA polymerases II, IV and V subunit 8B, whose protein sequence is MVDVLFDDIFRVEKLNPDDKKYFDKVTRIEARSERFDMFMHLDINSEVYPLKVGQKFALLLVPTLNLDGTPDTGYYIGGNRHSLADNFEYVMHGKLYKITEDSTRENVEVLISFGGLLMMMKGDPSHCNKFELDQKLYLLMRKV